A genomic stretch from Neospora caninum Liverpool complete genome, chromosome III includes:
- a CDS encoding putative protein kinase, with translation MRIRAALARASRRVRGRHRSLKRRNDEKNVHNHGGIQHEQHECTRWSLEDRDSRRRCHRSSGRDEQREQQRPRLCSTGSNESGGGGRRSRRRERRCSRSVRAADSSKTYASGGLDGRSCSDRLTEKKTSVVRQIQDIRHHYALGRKLGSGYTASVYEAKCLATQQGVAIKDVDKSRQRLIACDSYYRAVYEKLAKLPPHRHLLLPPIALLETETHFYIVMERCQGSDMVEYVLKHPPAGIGSTACKRLLHQLLLAVHALHSHNVLHRDIKLDNIMFRYPHTESQSKSRSGSSSFNNELALIDFDMCLLLDRPGPPKPLTNANEISVVGTREYMAPECYKGHYSTASDMWSIGVILYVLIDGHFPFDVNNCKQQTGSAAKQGAGNGPEKSGNSSRDIRRRLRQGVRFEQRIKERHPLAVDLVQRLLTYDPTQRLSSAYDALCHPWLTGVAPPMPRAAAPAPALPNALPSWQFVPSSDQVLPCYSLPQQLGRAEASQPAWGAASGPVPAAAALGLPERSSQEGLFPPRMARNEDRSANGGDRACSSRAANATGLAQSVPQVAAKVTLPSPGEEYAPVKSAGVSREAGRSSGQYRATTAQQKHLAAAAMLLRSQPHISASLAASLGLRDAADHSAPSFVAAGTANEMLAEYTGLLPGAGRQDGSSSEWLVSALASTQRVPHGENLPFLSLPVAANDARCREPSDAAAASALSFFTSKPAEMSRQTERDVSAGVAHLQMAAAEGTQIFGAKQDLRLLLPGLEDVSSVFLEAAAASKGLEASREPSGPADFLAPAEGLTSAAYFASHSGRSAPVVPRMLPRGQTPSGDSTSASATSIASASPQFFSSSQAALGLLQGGEAAPELASSRGAWRTAVAHPSCSADPGVCTPEGVDLRQAGLSALKSFMTTAQWQGHASVGRLMKVNAPPREPQAAKQTIMRGIPSLNYMQPPAVACHLPPQAVEKVGGARLMSAAQQPPEAVGGI, from the exons ATGCGCAtccgcgccgccctcgcacGCGCCAGTCGGCGCGTGCGAGGGCGCCACCGCTCTCTCAAGAGGCGGAATGATGAGAAGAACGTCCACAACCATGGTGGCATCCAACACGAGCAGCACGAGTGCACCCGCTGGTCTCTGGAGGACAGGGACAGCAGGCGCCGCTGCCACCGAAGCTCTGGGCGGGACGAGCAGCGTGAGCAGCAACGGCCACGTCTCTGTTCCACAGGAAGCAACGAAAGTGGCGGGGGTGGTAGGCGCAGTCGCAGACGCGAGCGCAGATGTTCCCGGAGCGTCCGCGCCGCAGATTCCAGCAAAACATACGCGAGCGGAGGGCTCGACGGCAGGTCTTGTTCGGATCGCCTGACCGAAAAGAAGACTTCTGTCGTTAGACAGATTCAGGATATTCGCCATCACTATGCCCTCGGCCGAAAGCTGGGCTCTGGATATACAGCCAGTGTGTATGAGGCCAAGTGCCTCGCGACCCAACAAGGTGTCGCAATCAAGGATGTCGACAAAAGCCGACAGAG GCTGATTGCATGCGATTCCTACTATCGCGCCGTCTACGAGAAGCTTGCCAAGTTGCCGCCTCATCGTCaccttcttctgcctcccaTCGCACTcctggaaacagagacacattTCTATATC GTCATGGAGAGATGCCAAGGCAGCGACATGGTGGAGTATGTGCTGAAACATCCTCCCGCTGGGATCGGGTCCACGGCCTGCAAACGTCTCCTGCATCAGCTTCTGCTGGCGGTGCACGCTCTCCACAGTCACAAC GTTCTGCATCGAGACATCAAACTCGACAACATCATGTTTCGCTATCCCCACACGGAGTCGCAGTCCAAGAGCCGCAGCGGCAGCTCCAGCTTCAACAACGAGTTAGCACTGATCGACTTCGAcatgtgtctccttctcgacCGGCCCGGCCCACCAAAACCACTCACGAACGCCAACGAGATCTCTGTCGTCGGCACGCGAGAATACATG GCGCCGGAGTGCTACAAGGGCCACTACAGCACGGCGTCGGATATGTGGAGCATTGGCGTGATTCTCTACGTTTTGATCGACGGGCATTTCCCGTTCGACGTCAACAACTGCAAGCAACAAACCGGCAGTGCCGCTAAGCAGGGCGCCGGAAACGGCCCAGAGAAGTCAGGAAACAGCAGTCGAGACAttcggcggcggctgcgccaAGGCGTGCGTTTCGAGCAGAGGATCAAGGAGAGACATCCGCTGGCGGTGGATCTCGTGCAACGCCTGTTGACCTACGACCCGACGCAGCGTCTCAGCAGTG CGTACGACGCTCTCTGCCATCCCTGGTTGACGGGCGTGGCGCCGCCGATGCcccgcgcggcggcgccagCCCCGGCGCTTCCCAACGCTCTGCCCAGCTGGCAGTTTGTTCCTTCTTCGGATCAGGTTCTCCCGTGCTACAGCCTTCCCCAGCAGCTCGGCCGCGCCGAGGCCTCGCAGCCGGCCTGGGGCGCCGCGAGCGGACCCGTtcctgcagccgctgccttGGGGTTGCCCGAGCGCAGCTCTCAAGAAGGTCTGTTTCCTCCGCGAATGGCGAGGAACGAAGACCGGAGCGCGAACGGGGGAGACAGGGCGTGTTCGTCTCGGgccgcgaacgcgacggGACTCGCGCAAAGTGTGCCGCAGGTCGCCGCGAAAGTGACGCTGCCGTCGCCGGGAGAGGAGTATGCGCCAGTGAAGTCGGCGGGCGTCTCAAGGGAGGCCGGGCGCAGCTCGGGGCAATACCGGGCGACGACGGCTCAACAGAAACACCTGGCTGCCGCCGCCATGCTTCTGCGCAGTCAGCCGCACATCTCTGCTTCCTTggccgcttctctcggtctccgaGACGCTGCCGATCATTCAGCTCCGTCGTTCGTCGCCGCGGGCACCGCAAACG AGATGCTTGCAGAATACACGGGTCTGTTGCCTGGCGCTGGACGACAGGACGGTTCCTCCTCAGAGTGGCTTGTCTCGGCGCTCGCCTCGACTCAGCGCGTTCCGCACGGAGAAAACTTGCCGTTCCTTTCCCTGCCTGTGGCCGCGAATGACGCGAGATGCCGGGAACCGTCGGACGCAGCGGCTGCCTCTGCACTGAGTTTCTTCACGTCGAAACCGGCGGAAATGTCGCGACAGACCGAACGCGACGTTTCCGCTGGCGTCGCCCACCTGCAGATGGCAGCTGCCGAAGGGACTCAGATTTTCGGTGCAAAACAAGATCTGCGCCTGCTCCTTCCGGGTCTCGAGGACGTTTCcagcgtcttcctcgaggcTGCGGCTGCTTCTAAAGG CCTCGAGGCGTCTCGCGAGCCATCTGGGCCGGCAGACTTCCTTGCGCCCGCCGAAGGTTTGACGTCCGCCGCGTATTTCGCCTCGCACTCCGGACGCAGTGCTCCCGTCGTGCCTCGAATGCTTCCCAGAGGCCAGACGCCTTCGGGGGACTCCACGAGTGCGAGCGCCACCAGCATcgcttcggcttctccgcaGTTCTTCAGTTCCTCGCAGGCGGCGCTGGGGCTGCTGCAgggcggcgaagcggcgcCGGAGTTGGCAAGCAGTCGAGGCGCGTGGCGCACGGCCGTGGCCCATCCGAGCTGCAGCGCGGACcccggtgtatgtacacccgaggGAGTTGATCTGCGGCAGGCAGGCCTGAGCGCGCTCAAGTCTTTCATGACCACGGCGCAGTGGCAGGGCCACGCGTCCGTCGGCCGACTCATGAAAGTTAATGCGCCACCGCGTGAGCCGCAGGCCGCCAAGCAAACCATCATGCGTGGAATTCCGTCGCTGAACTACATGCAGCCACCCGCTGTAGCCTGCCATCTCCCGCCTCAAGCAGTGGAGAAGGTCGGCGGCGCCCGGTTGATGTCTGCTGCTCAGCAGCCGCCGGAAGCCGTCGGGGGAATCTAA